A single window of Myxocyprinus asiaticus isolate MX2 ecotype Aquarium Trade chromosome 34, UBuf_Myxa_2, whole genome shotgun sequence DNA harbors:
- the LOC127425315 gene encoding tyrosine-protein phosphatase non-receptor type 23-like, with translation MEAVPRMPMIWLELKEAGEFQFSPPVRQYIQLNYGENPENYSEALKRLEQLRQTVVNIQRDFEGCSTLRKYFGQLHFLQSRVPMAAGQEAAVPTTWTDLFSGRNVTHDDINYEQACVLYNLGALHSVLGAVDNRLSEEGMKVSCTHFQCSAGAFAYLRDHYNHSYSSDMSSQALSINISLMLAQAQECLLEKTLLDNRKSHLVARICAQVCNYYKDCLRVLDNSECVPGRIQKEWRKLICLKISYFSGITHLHVGKQSEEQQKFGEAVAYFQSSLDKLNEAIKQSKGQSESVQEALRFTMDVIGGKFNSAKKDNDFIYHESVPGIDTLAAVKGASLVKPLPVTPTDQSVTGPDLFSKLVPMATHEASSLYSEEKAQLLRDIVAKIEDKNQILERFMESLSSDSVFKVDMFKSLPDTLLEKCAFLSVRPDTVRNLVQAMQALSNVYTDVGSSLEEIHSALEEDEAGEKSLMEVVGQKGLPARPPALQEIQKDMKKYEAAHQAASHTNTELHRAMNQHIPNLRLLQGSVEELRNSLPQPQLSQDDMASLQKMKTILDKVDEMRKQRILLESQLRDLIHKDDITGVLVTADRAEIKTLFAEQLKKYDQLKGYIEQNLVAQDNILKALTEANVKYAPVRKTLTLTEQQWNSTVHSLISSFDAYEELMKKAEEGRNFYQDLDKKTSCLLDKTKSYCQTREGERVSLLEREIGKTPPPRSTGQKPVVGQKVLGSRSGPSSLEAVGPSLAPFGAGEDLPQELRSLPPNMNFARGTVLPNPGTPPTRPQGTSPFPPSQFPNPQFPNTDLKLRQQLAHHLPPNLAPYGQSSGPPQPSAPLQIPGLPQQFHARSAGGITPVYPQVNQSTASQLPTQGYNPALWQQAHSGPIVVSGGYTVPPQMGQMPQNSIRSGLPGPQVSLGQQMQTGIPQSSSAQPVMQGTLYQSFSPQPGQIIPSTTPRNAYTGQILPPFQPGQYQPPRPVQAQQQSDFPTSYRPVLVPHTQPQHGLPGQITVSRPQGAQTQPQSGPSNQFHPGQLTQNRTQPYMGYAPTSFSSSQTHQLSAPIQNPQQVQPGSQIFPHVPFSQNSQITFGPRPSTQPPMPPGAVPPQGNMYSFAPPHMGQQTIPPQFNSMFNGTGGQPMYTPSQSQIFGTQNVARPLSGQAVVPVMDNPVPPSLASTLVPTPSPAHISPQSQISTTKPDIPSSSLENQNLEPQTTPSAALPLEVVSDSTSILDSLQNKVDHLSIESQSKASGCGVDKGKNVKSELSNSCADAIKGSQDTMQSTIRNDDTVPGVPKKDQFGDLDPLWSLNKI, from the exons AAGGAAGCGGGGGAGTTTCAGTTCAGTCCTCCCGTCAGACAG TATATTCAGTTAAACTATGGTGAAAATCCAGAGAACTACAGTGAGGCACTGAAGAGGCTGGAGCAACTTAGGCAG aCTGTGGTAAATATACAGAGGGATTTTGAGGGCTGCAGCACTCTTAGGAAGTACTTTGGTCAGCTGCATTTTCTGCAGAGTCGTGTTCCCATGGCAGCTGGCCAGGAAGCAGCAGTGCCCACGACATG GACGGATCTTTTTTCAGGGAGAAATGTCACGCATGATGATATTAACTATGAGCAGGCCTGTGTCCTTTATAACCTTG GTGCCTTGCACTCTGTTCTGGGAGCTGTGGATAACCGCCTATCTGAGGAG GGAATGAAAGTGTCCTGTACACATTTCCAGTGTTCTGCCGGGGCTTTCGCCTACCTCAGAGACCACTACAATCACAGCTACAGTTCTGACATGAGCAGTCAGGCCCTGTCAATCAACATCAGCCTCATGCTG GCACAGGCTCAAGAGTGTCTCCTGGAGAAAACTCTACTAGACAACAGGAAGAGTCATTTGGTAGCAAGAATTTGTGCCCAG GTGTGTAACTATTATAAGGACTGTCTGAGGGTTTTGGATAATTCTGAATGTGTGCCAGGAAGGATTCAGAAGGAGTGGAGGAAACTCATCTGCCTGAAGATCAGCTACTTCAGTGGCATCACACAT TTGCATGTGGGAAAGCAGTCAGAGGAGCAGCAGAAATTTGGAGAGGCA GTTGCTTACTTTCAGTCCTCCCTGGACAAACTTAATGAGGCAATTAAGCAGAGCAAG GGCCAATCGGAATCTGTGCAGGAAGCTCTGAGGTTCACAATGGATGTGATTGGTGGGAA GTTTAATTCAGCTAAGAAAGACAATGATTTCATTTACCATGAGTCTGTGCCCGGTATAGACACACTTGCAGCAGTAAAAG GTGCATCCTTGGTGAAACCCCTTCCTGTGACCCCAACTGATCAGAGTGTCACTGGTCCTGACCTCTTTTCTAAACTTGTTCCCATGGCAACTCATGAGGCCTCTTCCCTTTACAG tgaAGAGAAGGCACAGTTACTTAGGGACATTGTGGCCAAGATAGAGGACAAAAACCAAATCCTTGA GAGATTTATGGAGTCTCTAAGCAGTGACTCTGTGTTTAAAGTTGACATGTTTAAATCACTTCCTGACACTTTGTTGGAAAAATGTGCATTTCTCAGTGTGCGACCAGACACTGTCAGGAACCTTGTTCAGGCCATGCAAG CACTATCAAATGTGTACACTGACGTGGGCTCATCTCTGGAGGAGATACATAGTGCCCTGGAGGAAGATGAGGCCGGGGAGAAGAGTTTGATGGAAGTGGTAGGACAGAAGGGACTGCCGGCGAGGCCTCCAGCCCTGCAGGAGATTCAGAAAGATATGAAGAAATATGAGGCTGCCCATCAGGCAGCTAGTCACACTAACACTGAGCTCCACAGAGCTATGAACCAACACATACCAAACCTACGTCTGTTGCAGGGGTCTGTTGAGGAACTCAGAAATAGCCTGCCTCAGCCACAGCTCAGCCAAG ACGATATGGCTTCTTTGCAAAAAATGAAGACAATTCTCGACAAAGTTGATGAAATGCGGAAGCAGAGGATCTTATTGGAGAGCCAGCTTCGTGACCTTATTCATAAAGATGACATAACTGGAGTCCTGGTAACCGCAGATCGTGCTGAGATCAAG ACATTGTTTGCTGAACAGTTGAAGAAATATGATCAACTGAAGGGGTATATAGAACAGAACTTGGTAGCCCAGGATAACATCCTGAAAGCCCTAACAGAGGCTAATGTGAAGTATGCTCCTGTACGCAAGACGCTAACACTCACAGAACAACA GTGGAACAGCACAGTTCATTCTCTGATTTCCTCATTTGACGCTTATGAAGAACTGATGAAGAAGGCTGAAGAGGGTAGAAACTTCTACCAGGATCTGGACAAGAAGACTTCATGCCTGTTGGACAAAACCAAGTCCTATTGTCAAACCAGAGAGGGGGAGCGAGTTTCCTTGCTAGAAAG GGAGATTGGAAAAACACCACCTCCCAGATCTACTGGCCAAAAGCCTGTGGTTGGGCAGAAAGTCCTTGGTTCTAGATCTGGCCCCTCCAGTCTTGAGGCTGTAGGTCCTTCTCTCGCCCCTTTTGGGGCTGGAGAAGATCTTCCACAAGAACTGCGAAGCCTCCCTCCAAACATGAATTTTGCCCGAGGTACAGTACTTCCAAATCCTGGAACCCCTCCTACCCGGCCGCAAGGGACAAGCCCATTTCCACCTAGTCAGTTTCCAAACCCACAATTTCCCAATACAGATCTAAAGCTCAGACAACAGTTGGCACATCATCTTCCACCAAATCTTGCACCTTATGGCCAATCCTCAGGGCCTCCACAGCCCTCAGCACCCCTTCAGATCCCTGGGCTGCCACAGCAGTTCCATGCAAGGTCAGCTGGAGGCATCACACCTGTCTATCCTCAGGTTAACCAATCGACTGCTTCACAGTTGCCTACTCAGGGCTACAATCCAGCTCTATGGCAGCAAGCCCATAGTGGACCCATTGTTGTTTCAGGGGGGTACACTGTGCCTCCACAGATGGGGCAGATGCCTCAAAATTCCATTAGGTCTGGTCTACCAGGTCCACAAGTATCCCTTGGGCAGCAGATGCAGACTGGTATTCCTCAGTCTTCCTCTGCCCAACCAGTCATGCAGGGAACCCTGTACCAAAGCTTTAGCCCCCAGCCGGGACAAATTATTCCCTCAACCACACCAAGAAATGCATATACTGGGCAAATCCTGCCACCCTTCCAACCTGGACAGTACCAGCCTCCCAGGCCAGTCCAAGCACAGCAACAGTCTGACTTCCCAACCAGCTACAGACCAGTATTAGTTCCACATACTCAACCCCAGCATGGTCTACCAGGCCAAATAACAGTATCCCGACCTCAGGGAGCTCAAACCCAACCTCAGTCTGGTCCTTCTAATCAGTTCCATCCTGGACAACTTACACAAAACAGGACTCAGCCTTATATGGGCTATGCTCCCACATCTTTTTCATCCTCGCAAACTCATCAACTCTCTGCACCCATCCAAAATCCACAGCAAGTGCAGCCAGGGTCTCAAATATTTCCACATGTACCGTTCAGCCAGAATTCTCAAATTACATTTGGTCCTCGTCCATCCACTCAGCCCCCAATGCCACCAGGAGCTGTACCACCTCAAGGCAACATGTATTCATTTGCACCACCACACATGGGCCAACAGACCATTCCTCCCCAATTTAACTCCATGTTTAATGGTACAGGAGGACAACCCATGTACACTCCCAGTCAAAGCCAAATATTTGGCACTCAAAATGTGGCTCGCCCTTTGTCAGGACAAGCAGTTGTACCAGTGATGGATAATCCAGTTCCTCCCTCACTTGCTAGCACTCTTGTACCTACTCCATCACCTGCTCACATCTCACCCCAAAGCCAGATCTCCACTACTAAGCCAGATATACCCTCCTCTTCTTTGGAAAACCAAAATTTGGAGCCACAAACCACACCAAGTGCTGCCCTCCCTCTGGAGGTTGTGTCTGACTCCACTTCAATTCTGGATTCTCTCCAGAACAAGGTGGATCATCTCAGCATTGAATCCCAGAGTAAAGCATCTGGTTGTGGAGTGGATAAAGGCAAAAATGTCAAATCAGAATTAAGCAACAGTTGTGCAGATGCCATCAAAGGTAGTCAGGATACCATGCAGAGCACAATCAGAAACGATGACACTGTACCGGGGGTGCCGAAAAAAGATCAGTTTGGTGATTTGGATCCTTTGTGGTCACTAAACAAAATATGA